Genomic window (Peromyscus eremicus chromosome 12, PerEre_H2_v1, whole genome shotgun sequence):
ttatgtgttgatgcacatgtgtctgtgcacatgtgtgaaggtgcccatggaggccagaggagggtgtgggATCCCTGGAGTTAGAGTTCAGGCCGTTGTAAGCCATCTgccatggtgctgggaactgaattcagatcctctgcgAGAGTCTAGTACACATCcttgcccactgagccgtctcttcggTCTCCTGTATTTTGGTTTTCCGGCAGGCAAACACACTCAAACAATTTTAAGTGTGGTTAAATTTGATGATGTTATATTCAAAACCTTGTATTTTGAACTGTTGATTTTTGAGAGTGGCATATATGTTGGTAGGTTCTCACCTATTGCACACAGAAAGCCTCCATAAGCTGTCCCGGGTACTCACCCCACCATGGTTTTGGATATGGGCCTGCACTCTTAGCCCAGGACACTTGGTCTCATCTGGGCCTTTCTGTTTCCCAGTGATCAAGTGGAAACCCCAGGAAGCCTTCAACCAGACCCAGTCCAGCTCCCTCCTGCGTGACCCTGTGGAGGGGAGGAACAGCACCAATTATACCAGGACCCTGAGGCTGCCAGATGCGACCAGTGCCGCCTGGTACATCCTCACCATCATCGGCATCTATGGTGTGATCTTTGTCTTCCAGCTGGCCAGCAACATCCTCAGGAAAAATGAGAGGTCCTTGGAGGACATTTGTTATTCCAACTTAACTTCTGAACTCAAAAGGGAAGGGTTTCAGGGCAAGGTAGCTGAGTGCTCACTGATCATCAGCAATACAGCAGCCCTCCAGCCTCAGCAGGATGGCCTGGACCCAAGAGGGGCAGAAGACAGGCTCCACAGGGGAACCCAGGGGGTCCCCTGAAAGCCAAGGCCGACAGAGCACCATTGGAGGCCTCAGCTGTTTTACAGGTAGAGAAGTTTGGGGCCTGCCAGGGATCTTGAGAAAGGAACTGAGCCCTGGATTAGGGCATGGTGAGCATCTCTGCCCATGGACACTTCTGAGTGTGGACAGTCACCACAGTGTGGTCTAAGTAGAAGAAACAATAGAAGCCATAGGTTGGAAGGGTACTCAGGGTCCTCCGAGTGATTCAGGATACTCCTGAGGGTAAAGAGGTGGCTTCTTGTCATGGGATGAAGGCTGAACGTGGAGTCAAATGCTTGGGATTAACAACTTCTAGGGATCATATACATTTCTGAGTGGCAGTTGATCACCTGGAACATGTAGGAGTTGGGATTGTcaccaatagt
Coding sequences:
- the Smim34 gene encoding small integral membrane protein 34, whose protein sequence is MDVIKWKPQEAFNQTQSSSLLRDPVEGRNSTNYTRTLRLPDATSAAWYILTIIGIYGVIFVFQLASNILRKNERSLEDICYSNLTSELKREGFQGKVAECSLIISNTAALQPQQDGLDPRGAEDRLHRGTQGVP